The DNA region GGCTCCCTGAGAGACAGAAGAATTTTAAGGAGTTATGGTCAGTGCTACACGAGCATTTATCAGCTGTGTACGGCTTTTGTGTTCTTCGAGGCAAAGTCAATAAAACCGCTCAAATATTAAGGGCATCACACAAACATTACAATGACTCGTGTAATGAGTAGAAAGGCAAAGCCTCTCATCCAAAGATTTTTATGCCTACTTCCAAATTCGCCACTTTGTAACATCAGTTAATAGGGAGTCGAAGGACCCCTGTACTCATCCAGGACCTATAGGAAAATTCCTTATCAAGTTTACCTTAAACGAAGGTTTTATTTCGAGATTCTATAATGTCTTACAAGGGTGTGATAGTCATGGTGTTGGGAATGTCCTGAAATATTGGGAGGAGGAGGTTTAAGCAATCCCATTCTTTGTTTTTGAGTAATAAATTTAAGGAAATTCAATATAAGATCATCCATAGACAACACAGGACCCCATATTTTCTTAACAAAATAAATCCCAACCGGTCACCAATATGTCCTAAATGTAAGACGGGTATTGGAAcatatattcattatttttgGAAATGCCCTGTTATATCTAGGTTCTGGAAATGTGTAACCAAAGAGATAAGTGGCGATTCTAAAGACGAGATTTTGTAAAGATCCTGGGCAGTGTCTATTGGGGCTGCCACccccagacaaaaaaaataaaagggaaaaaaattccTACTCACTAATAAATTACTATTCTTGGGTCGGAAATGTATTCTGCGAAACTGGATTTGTTGAAAAACCTCCTACGGTAACTCAGTGGAAATATTTGGAGTTATTCCACTGGAGAGGTTAAGTGCAAAATTAAGTGGTAACACTGAAAACTTCGAAGCTTTGTGGCGACCCCTGATGGACTACCTGCCCGGTGACCTACGCTCTGACCTTCTTAAAGGAGAGCTTACTTTCAACTGGAAATAGTGCCTGTCAGTTTTATGTATTTAACtattccctcttttttttgtttgttttttcacatttcagttTGTAACATAACCACACCAACTCTGTGTAGTGTTTGTTCtgagtttgaaaaataaaaaataatgtgttaaatataaaaaataaaaaaaagaaaggcaaaGTTACCTCTTGCTCTTCAGTTTCCGCTGCACGAAGAGGAGTGCAGCGGCAGCAACACAACAGGCCAGCGCACAGCACACCACAGGGACAATGACCCAAGCGGAATCTAAGAGAAAACGGAGGAAATTATGACAAGGCTCAGGGATTCACAAATGCAAACTCAActcatcaaaacacaggaagatGAACTTACTAAATTTGCTGTCATCAGGCCGCAGTGTCTtgtaaaaacctgaaaaaaagaaactaaaacatgagaaTCACAGAGTGACCACAGATCTCTGAATCTGAGGCTCTGACAGAGGTTCTCACCCTGAAGAGACGTCCGTTCGAGCTCAGGAATCATCACAAACGCCTCTTTCTGAGGACCAGAGAGCACTCGCACCGCACATCCAACCTGAGCGCTGTCGTCACGGACACCAGACAGCACAGCTGTAGTGTTGACAGTGACTGTACCGTTGGTGTTGTTCACACTGACGGTGTTGTAGTGCGAGAAGTTGAGGTGTTGAAGTGAGACAGTCAGAGTTACAGTGGGAGCAGGTCGACCTGTGGCCGAACACGACACGACTGACTCTTCAGGAGAGTCCGACGCTCTGACATGAAGGAGCGGTTGGTGCAGCTCTGCAAGGAAACACGCGAGGACGCGACGCGCTTTTTTTTAGCCGTCCTTAGATGCAAGGAAAAGTGTGCATATTTAATGTTTAACCATGTTATCAACTGCTCCATGAGATCTTACCGTAAAGTCTGAGGCAGGTTCTGCCTGTCAGAGCTCCGTCAGGAATGGTGTTAAACAAACAGCGATAGCAGCCTTCATCCTGCTCCGTCACCTTCCTGATCACCACGGAGCAGTTCTTCAGTTCAACGCACTGAAAATCCATCTTCTCTCTCAGATCACCATTCACTCTGGGTCTGAAGTATTTGCTGAACGTGGCGAGGTTCTTCTCCCCATCAGGAAGGATTTTCTGCCACGTGACTTGAAGGACATCTTTGGACTCACTCAGCTGAAACTGCAGGACGGCCTGGTCTCCCAGCGCTGCCACCACAGTCCGCTGCGTTTGGATCGCAGACGCCACACCTGTGCAGAGATCACGAGACAGATGTGGCTGTGAAAGTCAAGCAGAGCGCGGACAGAATGGAAGCACGTGTGCATGTATGTCCGTCTCTGTGAGGTCTGCTCATCAGTTGATCGAAGCcatgaatgattttatttgtttctctttatattcttttatgtattttaatgcttcttccactccctgctgcaatgcttttattttatgtaaagcactttgaattgtttgtacatgaaatgtgctatataaataaatttgatttgatttgatgaacaGAGCAGCTCATTTCAATCTGAACTCACTGAGTGGAGTTAaaacgtttttttgtttttttttacagccattACAAACAGGAGCATTGCTGGACATAAAACTCCTCTGGGGCTCTTTACATGTGTATGAAATGTGCAATACAACATGTTCCACACACTTCACCTGCTAAGGCCTGTTTTCATTTCACTCCCTTCATAGTGGGAGGGTTGGAATAAATCTGTGTTCAAAAAAAGATATTTGATGGACACTGATTATTATCCAGGCATCAGAGTCTTGCATCAGCTTGTAAATCTGAATGAATCTGCATTGCTTAATTTCCTGGATCAATAAATAataactattattattattatccccATAACTATTATTTCAAATGATAACAAAGGCAGGAAAAAGGTCTGTCCGCAGCTActtcttttaagatacattagaGTCATTTTTACGACCCGATAAAACTTCCCTCTCTTACCTTTTGAAAGGATCCCCAACAGACAGAAGGAGCGCAGGACCGAAGCGGCTGCCATCGTTGGAAATGTGCGCCAAACTTTTGAAAAGCCGACCTGCGCGGGCAGGCGTGGTGAGGGGCGGAGAGAAAGAATAAAGGCAGCAACGAATAATACCTGATAAAACCTGACAGGGTTTTACTAAAAACACACATGTGCACTTCATTTACtccatttttttaaaacaaaatttaTTATGAAAATGTTAGTTTACAATCACTGACTCCAAATGGTCCCCGATCCTCATTTTAATGGAACAGCgtataatatttatatgtattacTTTCAATTTCGTTCACGACCGTTAAAGCCGCGTGCGCAACCTGCAAACTGCTTGAGGCGGTTGTGCGCAAGTCACGTGACGAACCACAACGTCTTCATCCAACACAGACGagattaaaatgaataaatgagtcAATTAAGAGCGGAGATGAtccttaaaataaaattaaaccaCCGTGTTATTGCCGTAAATAAAGCCCGAAGCCTGTTtgagatttatttttcattacgATCTGCTGAAAAGTCAGATGTTCACCAAGCAAAAACATAAAGCTGATCCCAAATTTTCAAAGCAATCATaagaaaagcagtttttttttttttttaaataaatcccgCGGAGTTAACTGTGTTTGTTGGCAGGTTTTAAagagaaatatataaaatacataCATGAATGGGTAAATAGATTACTGACTTGTCATTATCAAACATAATGCACGACGTATTTCATTGTGAGAAATCCCTACACGGCTTCATAAAATAAATTGATAAAATAGCGACACCTAGTGGTCACATTGTAAAGTTTCAGGTGAGACGCTGTCCCTATCTGCTGTCACTACGTCAATATTAATGTTAGCAGTCTGCAGAATCCCTGAGAGGAACAGCCCTGTAAAAAACACACCACTTTTCACATTgaatatgatttatttttttaaaaaagtacaaaaaattgatgtaaaaaaaagacacataaaacacaaagtGTGAAGATTATGGAAATGTCCACGAGAGGCGAGGAGTGGATGTGTTTCAACGCAATTTCACCAAAAGATTCTCAGGCTTTGGTAAAGTTCAgttcaagttttttttgttttttaaccacAGTGTGGTGGATTACTGTGGTTTATttacaaattaaaaataataaaaatcaacACTAGTCCAACTGATGTAATGTTGCCTCGATGGTATCTGGGGCGATGTTTTCTCCGCTCCCCTTAGGAGGTGTTTTGATGGGCTCAATGAGCTCAATGTTCTGATGCGTCACTAAAGGCTCCTCAGTCCTTCACATAAGACAAAAACAGGTTTTTATTTGCAATGTTTTCATCCCTCAAATAATATTGGGTAATTTAAGTAGCCTGTACaactaaaaacaaagaaaatggtTAGACTGACAGGCCTCAGAATGTGTTTGATATGCACAGTGAACATGAGATCAGCCAGGAGCGAAAGCAGGAAAGTTGGAGGATCTCAAGACAGcgaagtaaaattaaacatcaaCGTAAGTGAAGAATGACGGAATAAACAGAGCCTTACTTCCGAGGGTCTTTGGTCCCAGTTTCAGGATTCTCATTAGTCTGAAGCTCCCTGTTACACACGCTGAAAGATTTAATATAAAAACACCAAAGATTTATGGGCTGATTAAGACACAgatgttacaacaacaaataaGCTGTTTGACAGAAGTACCTTTTCTGAGCTCTTTTTCTGAGCAGGAGAATGATGAGGACCGCAGTGCAAACACAGACCGCCATTATAACAATCAAAGGCCATCCTTTGaagagcaaaaaaataaatgctgat from Odontesthes bonariensis isolate fOdoBon6 chromosome 11, fOdoBon6.hap1, whole genome shotgun sequence includes:
- the LOC142391385 gene encoding nectin 1a-like; amino-acid sequence: MAAASVLRSFCLLGILSKGVASAIQTQRTVVAALGDQAVLQFQLSESKDVLQVTWQKILPDGEKNLATFSKYFRPRVNGDLREKMDFQCVELKNCSVVIRKVTEQDEGCYRCLFNTIPDGALTGRTCLRLYELHQPLLHVRASDSPEESVVSCSATGRPAPTVTLTVSLQHLNFSHYNTVSVNNTNGTVTVNTTAVLSGVRDDSAQVGCAVRVLSGPQKEAFVMIPELERTSLQGFYKTLRPDDSKFNSAWVIVPVVCCALACCVAAAALLFVQRKLKSKREPKGNKTPQKSTKDAHEIKTPLMKQDSEIRRRTPATDSPKNNHPKQPLSKPKRLFKDCAEAGRIV